A window from Populus trichocarpa isolate Nisqually-1 chromosome 3, P.trichocarpa_v4.1, whole genome shotgun sequence encodes these proteins:
- the LOC18096792 gene encoding coatomer subunit zeta-1, with product MDSFPVVKNILLLDSEGKRVAVKYYSDDWPTNSAKLAFEKSLFAKTMKSNARTEAEITMFDSNIVIYKFVQDLHFYVTGGEDENELILAAVLQGFFDSVSLLLRSNVDKREALENLDLIFLCLDEIVERGMILETDANVIAGKVAVNSMDPTAPLSEQTIGQALATAREHLTRTLFQ from the exons ATG gATTCCTTCCCGGTGGTGAAAAACATTCTTCTGCTAGACTCAGAAGGGAAGCGAGTTGCGGTCAAATACTATTCGGATGATTGGCCAACAAATTCTGCAAAGTTAGCTTTTGAAAAATCTCTTTTTGCAAAGACTATGAAATCAAATGCTCGTACGGAAG CGGAGATTACAATGTTTGACAGCAACATTGTCATCTACAAATTTGTTCAGGATCTCCATTTCTATGTGACTGGGGGTGAGGACGAGAATGAACTCATCTTAGCTGCTGTTCTTCAGGGTTTCTTTGATTCAGTCTCTCTCCTATTGAG GAGCAATGTTGACAAAAGGGAGGCACTTGAGAACTTAGATCTCATTTTCCTATGCCTTGATGAGATTGTTGAAAGAGG CATGATCCTAGAAACAGATGCCAATGTTATTGCTGGAAAGGTGGCTGTAAATAGCATGGATCCTACTGCACCTCTATCAGAGCAG ACTATAGGTCAAGCATTGGCTACAGCTCGTGAACACTTGACGAGAACCCTTTTTCAGTAG